The DNA region AGCTACCATATTTTCTCCCCTTGCTCAAGGGCTTCTTACAGAAAAGTATCTTAACGGAATTCCTGAAGATTCTCGGGTAAAAAGATCTGGAATTTTCTTAAAGGAGAGCGATATAACTCCTGAGAAAATTGAAAAGGTTAGAAAACTTTCCCAAATAGCAAAGGAAAGAGGACAAAGTGTAGCTCAACTTGCCATATCTTGGATTTTAAGAAATAATGTGGTCTCTTCAGTAATTATTGGGGCAAGCAAACCCGAGCAGATAGAGGAAAATGTCAAGGCAATTTCCATCTTAAAATTCTCTGAAGAAGAATTAAAGAGAATAGATGAAATTTTAGAATAAATTCTTAAAAAAGGGGGAAGCCTAATAACTTCCCCCTTTATTTTACTCTTCTACTAACTCCACATTGGCAAGATAAATGGTAGTTGCAATACTTTTCTCACTAACTTTCCCCATATCAAACACTACAATATGTCCATCTTTCTTAGGAGTAAATTCCCATTCAAACTTTTGCATTTCGGTAGTTAAATCAAAAACCTTGCTTTCCACAATTTCCCAAGTTTGATCTTGAATTACTCTAACTTGTAGGTCTCTTGCTGCATCTGCTTTTGCTTCAAAGGTGATTTTGTATTTCTTTCCTGCAGGGATAGGTACATGGGTTCCAAACTGTATATGCCAGAAGGCATCTCCAGGATTTTTAATTTTAACATAAAAAGCTCCATTTTTAGCCCCATATTCTTCAACCTCTGCTGTACCCTGAATCACAATATACCAGTTAGAAGGTGCGGAAAACATCAAATTTTCAGTAAAAACTCCCAGTTTAGTAACATTAATAACCTGGGCTTTTCCTTCGGGAGTGGTTACTTCAACTACACCAGAGGTAGTTTCTTTTTGAGATACTTGAGGAGCACTTGCACATCCTGCGATAAAAATAATGAAACTAATTAATAATAAAAGAAGATAAAATTTTTTCATAAATAAACCCCCTTTTATGAAATTTTTTTGAAATTAGTTACAAAACATCATAAAAAATTAAATAAAAATACCCTTTATACCCTTTTTGTTAATTCACCTCCCTTTTTAGGTTTACCCTTTTAAAGTATATTACGTTTTTAAACTTTCTTCAATCTTATTTTAACAAAATTTTAATTGAGGAAGTAGATTTTTATCTTTAGAATATATCGTGAAAAATATAACGTTAAAAATAGAACGATATGAGGAGAGATTATGAAAAAATTGATTTTAACTCAGGAGATAAGTTGTCAGTATTGTTATAAATGTCTTAGAAATTGTCCCGTTAAGTCCATAATGTTTAATAAAGGTAAATCCTATGTTATTGATGATGAATGTGTATTGTGTGGAGTATGTATAGAGGTATGTCCCCAAAAGGCAAGAACTTATGTAAAAAGCACTCATTTATTAGAAAACTTTAAAGGTAAACCCTTTTTAGTATCCATTGCTCCATCTTTTTTTGCTCATTTTGACGAGCCTTTTAAAGTTATTACTTTTTTGAAAAACTTTGGTGCTGCTGTAGTACAGGAAACGGCTGTAGGGGCAGATATAGTTTCTTACTATTATAAAAAATTTATTCAGGGTAAAAATAAGACAGTTATAACTACTGCTTGTCCAGTTGTTTTTGAACTTGCAGAGAAGTATTATCCCGATGTAATTCCTTATTTAATTCCCTTTCTTTCTCCCATGAATGCCCATGCTCTTTTTATGAAAAAATATTTTGGAGATTTCCCTGTAATCTATTTGGGACCTTGTATAGCTAAAAAACGAGATGGAGAAAACTATGTAGACCTTGTCTTAACCTATGAAGAACTCTCTTTATATATGGAGAGAAGTGGGATCAATATAACAGAACTCGAGGAAAGTTTACCTACTCCTCCATATCCTGAGAGAGGGAGAATTTATCCTGTAAGTGGCGGGATAAATTCAACCCTTGATGGATCTTGGGAAAACTACCTTGTAGTTGAGGGGATAGAAAATATCATAAAAGTTTTTGAAAATATCTCTTCCTATGGAGAGGGTTTTGTGATTGAAGCTTCCTCTTGTTTTGGAGGATGTATAAATGGTCCAGCCATAAGAAAGGATATAGGAATATTGGAGAAAAGAAAAAGGATTCTTTCCTACATGGAGAAGTTAAAGGAGATAAATGGGGAAATTATAAAGCCCGAACTTATCAACTTGGATTTAAAGAGAAACT from Dictyoglomus turgidum DSM 6724 includes:
- a CDS encoding carbohydrate binding domain-containing protein; protein product: MKKFYLLLLLISFIIFIAGCASAPQVSQKETTSGVVEVTTPEGKAQVINVTKLGVFTENLMFSAPSNWYIVIQGTAEVEEYGAKNGAFYVKIKNPGDAFWHIQFGTHVPIPAGKKYKITFEAKADAARDLQVRVIQDQTWEIVESKVFDLTTEMQKFEWEFTPKKDGHIVVFDMGKVSEKSIATTIYLANVELVEE
- a CDS encoding [Fe-Fe] hydrogenase large subunit C-terminal domain-containing protein, producing MKKLILTQEISCQYCYKCLRNCPVKSIMFNKGKSYVIDDECVLCGVCIEVCPQKARTYVKSTHLLENFKGKPFLVSIAPSFFAHFDEPFKVITFLKNFGAAVVQETAVGADIVSYYYKKFIQGKNKTVITTACPVVFELAEKYYPDVIPYLIPFLSPMNAHALFMKKYFGDFPVIYLGPCIAKKRDGENYVDLVLTYEELSLYMERSGINITELEESLPTPPYPERGRIYPVSGGINSTLDGSWENYLVVEGIENIIKVFENISSYGEGFVIEASSCFGGCINGPAIRKDIGILEKRKRILSYMEKLKEINGEIIKPELINLDLKRNFSSQKKIIEIPEERIRKVLREMGKDNPKKELNCGACGYPSCRDKAIAVILGKAEKEMCITYLIDKVSSVSSAIIEEFPNIVIIYKDGKPIYLNPAGEDFFLNKEALLGFIIDEIEEGKNPLEIYIDNEEYYFFVKKFNLPDDNGKVALLLDITNEKKREDELNKLKKESAERIEELINRQMLLAQEIASLLGESIAETKSHFAQFRKVLEEDAHL